Proteins encoded in a region of the Vicia villosa cultivar HV-30 ecotype Madison, WI linkage group LG5, Vvil1.0, whole genome shotgun sequence genome:
- the LOC131605717 gene encoding uncharacterized protein LOC131605717 — MPLLLRDWKPGFSLKEDMLRTLPIWVKLPLLRLYQWGVRSLNKIGSALGNPLVTDECIASKARVSYARILVEVDVTQELKNMVTIKDAEGRKLKQSVEYEWKPLFCGKCQTFGHICKEKWQPKAPAPEEKKKPLTETDVAFNDVPETEEETPMTDKEDIRIKESGKEWETVLSGRHRGLCFLIVAWNVRGLNKAGKLREVSSCLKDIRPRITILLETRVKENKAKDIRQQLLAGGMFVDNYANHYNGRIWINWDNNRIDLQVRYSTNQLLHCVLYDLKGDFLYWITAICVANNIDERRR, encoded by the exons ATGCCACTATTGCTCAGAGATTGGAAGCCAGGATTTAGTTTGAAGGAGGATATGTTACGAACACTGCCGATTTGGGTGAAGCTTCCACTCCTACGTCTCTATCAATGGGGAGTGAGGAGTTTAAACAAGATAGGAAGTGCTTTGGGAAATCCTTTGGTTACTGATGAATGCATTGCAAGTAAAGCTCGGGTCTCCTATGCTCGTATATTAGTCGAGGTGGATGTCACACAAGAATTAAAGAACATGGTTACCATCAAAGATGCTGAAGGTAGAAAACTAAAGCAGTCGGTAGAATATGAATGGAAACCACTCTTCTGTGGTAAATGCCAGACGTTTGGTCACATTTGCAAGGAGAAATGGCAACCTAAGGCTCCTGCCCCTGAAGAGAAGAAGAAGCCATTAACTGAAACAGATGTAGCTTTTAATGATGTGCCAGAGACTGAGGAGGAAACACCTATGACTGACAAAGAAGACATTAGAATTAAAGAATCAGGAAAGGAGTGGGAAACTGTTCTAAGTGGAAGACATAGAG GATTATGCTTCCTGATAGTTGCTTGGAATGTTCGTGGGTTAAATAAAGCTGGAAAGCTTAGAGAGGTTAGCTCTTGCCTCAAAGATATTAGACCTAGAATCACTATTCTGTTGGAAACTAGAGTTAAGGAGAATAAGGCAAAGGATATCAGACAGCAGCTTCTTGCAGGAGGTATGTTTGTTGATAACTATGCTAATCATTATAATGGTAGAATATGGATAAACTGGGATAACAATAGAATTGATCTGCAAGTTAGGTATAGTACAAATCAATTACTTCACTGtgttttgtatgatttaaagGGTGACTTTCTCTATTGGATCACTGCCATATGTGTTGCTAATAATATAGATGAGAGACGTAGATGA
- the LOC131607748 gene encoding WAT1-related protein At1g68170-like, with protein sequence MNTWKILRELKPVVLMVLVQIAYAAANVFYKIATNDGMSIRVVTSYRLIVGAAFSFPLALVLERKNRPKLTRRVLFMSFCCGLFGGSLFQNLFFTALALVSATFASAVYNLIPVITFILAVLCRLERLNMGTIAGKVTILGTITGVVGSMILIFFKGVEINIWNVHINLLHGNQNNNHVGTTNADSIQRIVGVLCGLGSCFSFSLWLIIHTKMCKEYPCYYSSTTLMNLMGAIQATIFALCVEKDLNQWKLGWNFRLLTAAYSGIVTSGLVFIVTAWCVRKKGPVYASAFNPLNLLIVAIAASLLLDETLYVGSVIGGVLIVGGLYMVLWGKSKETNFIAKDFEGSTEVVVMCKTSDHDSVTEATIASPNTRSNSIVT encoded by the exons atgaataCATGGAAAATCTTGCGAGAGTTGAAACCAGTAGTGCTGATGGTTTTGGTGCAAATTGCATATGCTGCTGCGAATGTGTTTTACAAAATTGCTACAAATGATGGTATGAGTATTAGGGTAGTCACTTCCTATCGTCTCATTGTTGGAGCTGCCTTCTCTTTTCCTCTTGCTCTTGTTCTTGAGAG AAAAAATAGGCCAAAATTGACAAGGAGGGTgctttttatgtcattttgttgCGGTCTATTCGG aGGGAGTTTATTTCAAAACCTCTTTTTCACTGCATTGGCTTTGGTATCAGCAACATTTGCTTCTGCTGTTTATAATCTCATTCCTGTCATCACTTTCATCCTTGCCGTCTTGTGCCG CTTAGAAAGGTTAAATATGGGAACCATCGCAGGGAAGGTAACGATATTGGGAACAATAACAGGAGTTGTTGGGTCAATGATTCTGATATTTTTCAAAGGAGTAGAAATCAACATTTGGAATGTCCACATCAATCTTTTGCATGGTAACCAAAATAATAACCACGTAGGAACAACTAATGCTGACAGCATACAAAGAATTGTCGGTGTTTTATGTGGTCTTGGAAGCTGTTTTAGTTTTTCATTATGGCTCATTATTCACACTAAGATGTGTAAGGAGTATCCATGTTATTACTCAAGCACAACATTGATGAATCTAATGGGAGCAATACAGGCCACAATCTTTGCCCTTTGTGTTGAGAAAGATTTGAATCAATGGAAATTGGGTTGGAATTTCAGACTTCTAACTGCAGCTTATTCG GGAATTGTGACATCTGGATTAGTGTTTATTGTGACAGCATGGTGTGTAAGGAAGAAAGGTCCAGTGTATGCATCTGCATTCAACCCTCTTAATCTTTTGATTGTGGCTATTGCTGCTTCGTTGTTGTTAGATGAGACTCTCTATGTAGGAAG TGTAATTGGAGGTGTGCTAATTGTGGGTGGCTTGTACATGGTGTTATGGGGTAAGAGCAAAGAAACAAACTTCATTGCCAAAGATTTTGAAGGGTCAACTGAGGTTGTTGTTATGTGCAAGACATCAGATCATGACTCGGTCACTGAAGCAACAATAGCCTCACCAAACACTAGGAGCAATTCTATTGTTACATAG